The genomic DNA CGCCTATGTCGTCTGAGCGGTACACATCGACCCGAGTGGTGTAATCTCCATTGGCCGCAAGGCCGAGTGCCCGGACGATCTGGTCCAGCGGTTTGATGAGCAGGCCGTTCATGTAGAACCATATGCATACGGCGATGACTATCAGGGCCAGGATCGACAATACTGTGGCGTTGAGGGCGTTGGACCAGACCGGGGCCATGATCTCGGACGTCTCGATGAAGGCGATGAATTTCCATTTGAGTTGGGGCGAAGTGTGCACTACGGCCATGTAGTCCACGCCTTTGATGACGCCTTCGGCGGCTCCGTTTTCCATGGAGAACGCCTTGCGGTACAGGTCATCGCCCAATTCGCCTATCTTTTTGAAATTATTGACGGTGTTCTTGGGGTCGGCGATGACCACGCCGTCATCTTGCACCATCATGACGTAGCCGGTTTTTCCGAGCTTGACCTGTTCGATGAGCTTGGTCAACTGTGCCAGCGAGAGGTCCATGGCGGTCACGCCCACCACTTTGTTGCCGTCAAGGACAGCCTTGCCCGTGCTGATCATGGCCTCGTTGGTGGTGGATACATAGGCTTCGGAGATGACGGCCTTGCTCGGGGTGGCGGTTGCCTTCTGATACCAGGGGCGCTTGCGGGGGTCATACCCGGCTGGCAGAGGGTCGTTTCCGCCGATGATGAAGGCGCCGTTGCTGGTTCCCAGATAGCAATCCTTGTAGTTCGGATGGGATTTGAGAATCATCGTGTAGAGGCCGCGGATCTCGCGTCCGAGGTGATCTCCAGGCTCGGGATCGGTGGTCTTGTATTCCTTGTTCGGGTCCAGGTAATTGGTCAGGATTTCATCCACCCTGAGGACGCGCGGGTCTTCTGCCATCATGACCGTGTTGTTGAGGGTCTCCTGAATATACATGGAGATTGTGCCGTCGATGTGCTTCAACTGACCGGCGGCAGACGTCTGGCTGTATTCTACGGAATCGTTGTAAATGGATGTAAGACTGACCGCAAGAATGGCAGCGCAGAGCAAAAAGAGCGAAAGTGCAAACGACAGAAGGATTTTTACTCTGACATTGATTTTCATGGCTGACTCACTCGTCGGTTGAAGGTTGATACTGTTAGTATAAAATGCAGAAAGTCTGACGAAGATTCAATTATAAATACCCTCGATTTTTAACGAGACTGGGCCACTTGGCTTGTATAGGGAAATTGCGTAACGTGCAAATTCTTATGCAACGCAAGCAGACACGATCCATGAGTATAGGCGGTGTGGGCATCGGCGGGGACAACCCTGTTCGCGTCCAGTCCATGTGCAACACCGACACCCGCGACGTCCTGGCAACGGTGACCCAGATCAACCAACTGGCCGAGGCCGGGTGCGAGATCGTGCGTCTGGCCGTGCCCGACGAAGCCGCAGCCGCCAAGCTGGCCGCCATCCGCGAGCAGTCCCCGGTGCCGCTCATTGCGGACATCCATTTCGACCACCGTCTGGCCCTGGCCGCCCTGGAGGCGGGGTTCGACGGCCTGCGTATCAATCCCGGCAATATCGGGGACGAAAACAAGGTGGACATCGTGGTCAAGGCTGCACTCGCCCACGGCACCCCCATCCGCATCGGCGTCAACGGCGGTTCCCTCGAAAAGGACCTGCTCCGGCACCATGGCGGTCCCACGCCCGAGGCCATGGTGGAATCCGGTCTGCGTCACGTGGCCATGCTCGAAAAGCGCGGTTTTAACGACATCAAGATTTCGCTCAAGACCTCGTCGGTCCTGAAAACCGTCGAGGCGTACCGGATCATGTCGGAAAAGGTGGACTACCCGCTGCACATCGGCATCACCGAGGCCGGAACCCTGGTGCGCGGAGCGGTCAAGTCCGCTGTAGGACTGGGCATCCTGCTGCATGACGGTATCGGCGACACCCTGCGCGTGTCCCTGACCCACGATCCGGTGGCCGAGATCGGCGTGGCCTATGAAATCCTGCGATCATTGGGCTTGCGTGAACGTGGCCCGGAGATTATATCCTGCCCCACCTGCGGAAGAACCGAGATCGGCCTGATCGAGCTGGCCGAACAGGTGGAGGCGGCCCTTCGAGGGGTGGAAGAGGTCTTCACCGTGGCTGTCATGGGGTGCGTGGTCAACGGCCCCGGAGAGGCCAGGGAAGCGGATATCGGCATTGCCGGAGGCCGTGATCTGGGCATAATTTTCAAGAAGGGCGAGATCGTCCGCAAGGTCCGGGGCAGCGACAACCTGTTGCCGGAATTCATGAAGGAAATCGATAAATTCCTGGAAGAAAGGAGAAGTGAATAAATGCGTCTTTCCCGTTATTACGTCCCGACCCTCAAGGAAGACCCGGCGGACGCCGAGGTGGTCTCCCACAAGCTTCTGATGCGCGCGGGCATGATCCGCAAGCTGACCAGCGGCATTTACAATTACCTGCCGTTGGGCCTGCGCTCCATCAACAAGGTCGCTGCCATCGTGCGTGAGGAGATGGACCGCGCCGGAGCCCTGGAAGTACTCCTGCCCATGGTCCAGCCCGCCGACCTCTGGAAGGAGACCGGGCGCTGGGACTACTACGGAAAGGAACTGCTTCGTTTCAAGGACAGGCACGACCGTGACTACTGTCTCGGACCCACCCATGAAGAGGTCATCACCGATCT from Pseudodesulfovibrio sp. S3 includes the following:
- a CDS encoding methyl-accepting chemotaxis protein, which translates into the protein MKINVRVKILLSFALSLFLLCAAILAVSLTSIYNDSVEYSQTSAAGQLKHIDGTISMYIQETLNNTVMMAEDPRVLRVDEILTNYLDPNKEYKTTDPEPGDHLGREIRGLYTMILKSHPNYKDCYLGTSNGAFIIGGNDPLPAGYDPRKRPWYQKATATPSKAVISEAYVSTTNEAMISTGKAVLDGNKVVGVTAMDLSLAQLTKLIEQVKLGKTGYVMMVQDDGVVIADPKNTVNNFKKIGELGDDLYRKAFSMENGAAEGVIKGVDYMAVVHTSPQLKWKFIAFIETSEIMAPVWSNALNATVLSILALIVIAVCIWFYMNGLLIKPLDQIVRALGLAANGDYTTRVDVYRSDDIGAIFQALNDMSDKLSSIVGEVVDGSSRVASGSEELSGTSKSLSQGATQQAAALEEVSSSMEEMAANIRANAENARTTESIATKASENARVGGVAVNETVSAMQEIAEKISIVEEIARQTNLLALNAAIEAARAGEHGKGFAVVAAEVRKLAERSGHAAAEISELSSTSVEVAVKAGDLLRDMVPDIEKTAELIQEITVASNEQNTGAEQINAALQQLDQVVQQNAAASEEMASTSTDLASQAHGLQQIISFFKVQGGRQEQVRRMPSAPKTKAQISKPRKPKPLAPAKPAPAKETGGFDLSMDDPDDGDFERF
- the ispG gene encoding flavodoxin-dependent (E)-4-hydroxy-3-methylbut-2-enyl-diphosphate synthase — encoded protein: MQRKQTRSMSIGGVGIGGDNPVRVQSMCNTDTRDVLATVTQINQLAEAGCEIVRLAVPDEAAAAKLAAIREQSPVPLIADIHFDHRLALAALEAGFDGLRINPGNIGDENKVDIVVKAALAHGTPIRIGVNGGSLEKDLLRHHGGPTPEAMVESGLRHVAMLEKRGFNDIKISLKTSSVLKTVEAYRIMSEKVDYPLHIGITEAGTLVRGAVKSAVGLGILLHDGIGDTLRVSLTHDPVAEIGVAYEILRSLGLRERGPEIISCPTCGRTEIGLIELAEQVEAALRGVEEVFTVAVMGCVVNGPGEAREADIGIAGGRDLGIIFKKGEIVRKVRGSDNLLPEFMKEIDKFLEERRSE